One genomic window of Moorella glycerini includes the following:
- a CDS encoding AlbA family DNA-binding domain-containing protein codes for MNERLFVKLLYYPEQEITIEDVKQFCLGSSENDRVEYKRWHDKFDVEKLVQRIVAMANTDGGLIFIGVVEEKDTGGRRDYAGGIEGIPLKEANSLKQSIEARCFNLTTPKWIPEILHISGLESEKSVLLIRIDPDKIERPLLFNEKNKLIGPFYSQRNRVSPTFLGRNVKNS; via the coding sequence ATGAATGAGCGGCTTTTTGTTAAACTGCTTTATTATCCAGAACAAGAAATTACTATTGAAGACGTGAAACAGTTTTGTTTGGGTTCATCAGAAAATGACCGGGTAGAGTATAAAAGATGGCATGATAAATTTGATGTAGAAAAACTTGTCCAAAGAATAGTGGCGATGGCAAACACCGATGGAGGTTTGATTTTCATTGGTGTTGTAGAAGAAAAAGATACTGGCGGCCGGAGAGACTATGCGGGTGGCATTGAAGGGATACCGTTAAAAGAAGCCAATAGCTTAAAACAAAGTATAGAAGCTAGATGTTTCAATTTAACTACGCCTAAATGGATTCCTGAGATACTCCATATCTCAGGGTTGGAGAGTGAAAAAAGCGTCCTTTTAATTCGCATAGATCCCGACAAGATCGAAAGACCATTATTATTCAATGAAAAAAATAAACTTATTGGTCCATTTTATTCGCAAAGGAACAGAGTTAGTCCTACCTTCCTGGGAAGAAATGTTAAAAATAGCTGA
- a CDS encoding DUF499 domain-containing protein yields the protein MADNYQLITRGFQLLTEVLAPYVCQHIQRKYGMYWWQEGVLGKLLDHQRRDLPAEGEWGELVDSLDAARSLILLDVHWDDIFKYQLSREHRNWIKELITTRNKWAHKGGGEVSDEDAWRALDTMARLLEQIDAENTEAIREMVRQIRYGTNGASTSIRTGGTNNGLSQKTGVLVNSPRQGLLPWRLVIEPHPDVAQGRYRQAEFAADLSQVVRGTAQIEYQDPVEFFGRTYITEGMKGLLVQAIRRVSGLGGEPVIQLKTAFGGGKTHSMLALYHLLRGQVPFSKIPNVEKVLIEAGVSECPKTNVAVLVGTSLNPSKVRRPVNFPGITIRTLWGEMAAQLAEHAGNPKLYDLIRDADKASVPPGSETLAELFDACGPCLVLIDELVAYARKIYGVSGLVSGSFEAVLTFVQELTEAARRSKNSLVVASIPESDIEIGGEAGKIALEVIEHTFGRMESIWKPVGAEEGFEIVRRRLFLPVQDKAAMNEVCRAFSEMYRESGTDFPSECKELAYFERLKSCYPIHPEVFDRLYNDWATLERFQKTRGVLRLMAAAIHDLWIRQDASLLIMPGSIPIDTVTVREELTRYLPEGWNSVIEEDIDGPRSIPYEIDAQNPRFGRYMAARRVARTIFLGSAPSVREQRVRGIEDIRIRLGVVQPGEQIAVFNDALGRMEDKLIHLYTSNQRYWYDLPPNLRRTVEDRAQQISHDELELEIERRLKGFKERADFQGVHSCVSSSLDVPDDQGARLVVLGPAYSHKAGQVDSKAIATAEEILYNRGSSPRLYRNMLAFVAPDRDYLQSLEQETRRYLAWKSVVDDTEALNLDAYQRRQASESLKRSDETVDLRVKEAYCWLLVPTQDGTNPIEWEATRISGGTESHIVKAAKRMRTTEQLILKWSPALLRMELDRWLWRELDYIAIKKLWDCLCSYCYLPRLRDESVLLAAIKEGLGSQEYFAYAKGVTDEGKYLGLSLGDGKINPELNDFLVKPEVAARQLASSTIKVPQEESIRDGSRPTYGASTLGPVMWPGGKEVPVTPPPNEPEKKKQARFYATVQLDSTRIGRDAGRIAEEVVQHLTTIMGARVTVTLEIQAEMPEGLPENVIRTVTENCRTLKFKDYGFEEDE from the coding sequence ATGGCGGATAACTATCAACTCATAACCAGGGGCTTTCAGTTGTTAACCGAGGTGTTAGCGCCCTACGTTTGCCAGCATATTCAACGGAAATACGGCATGTACTGGTGGCAGGAGGGAGTATTAGGCAAACTCCTGGATCATCAGCGGAGAGATCTGCCTGCTGAAGGGGAGTGGGGGGAACTCGTTGACTCCCTTGATGCAGCCCGGTCCTTGATCCTGTTAGATGTCCACTGGGACGACATTTTTAAATACCAGCTCAGCCGGGAACACCGCAACTGGATTAAAGAGCTGATAACTACCCGCAATAAGTGGGCGCATAAAGGCGGGGGAGAGGTTTCCGATGAGGACGCCTGGCGGGCGCTGGATACTATGGCCCGCCTCCTGGAGCAGATTGATGCGGAAAATACAGAAGCCATCCGGGAAATGGTACGCCAGATACGTTATGGAACCAACGGGGCTTCTACGAGTATAAGGACCGGTGGAACTAATAACGGGCTTTCTCAAAAAACTGGTGTACTGGTTAACTCCCCGCGGCAGGGGCTATTACCCTGGCGGTTGGTGATAGAACCGCACCCGGATGTGGCCCAGGGGCGCTACCGCCAGGCGGAATTTGCCGCCGATTTATCCCAGGTAGTAAGGGGAACGGCCCAGATTGAGTATCAAGACCCGGTGGAATTCTTTGGCCGCACATATATTACGGAAGGCATGAAGGGCCTTCTGGTCCAGGCCATTCGTCGTGTTAGCGGTCTTGGGGGCGAGCCGGTAATCCAGCTCAAGACAGCTTTTGGCGGTGGTAAAACCCACAGTATGCTGGCCCTTTACCATTTACTCCGGGGGCAGGTGCCATTTAGCAAAATTCCTAACGTAGAAAAGGTACTTATAGAAGCTGGCGTTTCGGAATGTCCCAAAACTAATGTCGCAGTGCTGGTCGGGACATCCTTAAATCCTTCTAAAGTGCGTCGCCCGGTTAATTTCCCGGGGATCACCATCCGCACCCTGTGGGGAGAAATGGCGGCTCAACTGGCGGAACATGCAGGTAACCCCAAACTGTACGACCTTATTCGCGATGCTGATAAGGCTTCGGTACCCCCGGGTTCGGAAACCCTGGCCGAGCTATTCGATGCCTGCGGTCCATGCCTGGTATTAATCGACGAACTGGTGGCCTACGCCAGGAAGATTTACGGAGTTAGCGGCCTTGTTTCCGGGAGCTTTGAGGCCGTCCTGACCTTTGTCCAGGAACTTACAGAGGCAGCCCGCAGGAGTAAGAACAGCCTGGTAGTGGCCTCCATACCGGAATCCGATATTGAAATTGGCGGTGAGGCCGGCAAGATTGCTTTAGAGGTCATCGAGCATACCTTTGGGAGAATGGAATCTATCTGGAAACCTGTGGGAGCCGAAGAAGGTTTCGAGATTGTGAGGCGCAGGTTATTCCTGCCCGTGCAGGATAAAGCGGCCATGAATGAAGTCTGCCGGGCCTTCAGCGAAATGTACCGGGAAAGCGGTACCGATTTCCCTTCCGAGTGCAAGGAGTTGGCCTACTTTGAGCGCCTTAAGTCCTGTTACCCCATCCACCCCGAGGTTTTTGATCGCCTGTACAATGATTGGGCTACCCTGGAGCGTTTCCAGAAGACCCGCGGCGTGCTGCGCCTAATGGCAGCAGCTATCCATGACCTGTGGATCCGCCAGGATGCCAGTTTATTGATTATGCCAGGTTCAATCCCTATTGATACCGTCACCGTCCGGGAAGAACTTACCCGTTACCTGCCGGAAGGCTGGAACTCGGTCATTGAAGAGGATATAGATGGTCCCCGTTCAATTCCCTATGAAATAGATGCCCAGAACCCAAGGTTTGGCCGTTACATGGCTGCCCGCAGGGTTGCCCGCACCATATTCCTGGGAAGCGCTCCTTCTGTAAGAGAGCAAAGGGTGCGGGGTATTGAAGATATCCGTATTCGTCTGGGTGTAGTCCAGCCAGGTGAGCAGATTGCCGTCTTTAATGACGCCCTGGGCCGGATGGAAGACAAACTTATTCATTTATACACCAGCAATCAACGCTACTGGTATGACTTGCCGCCAAACTTAAGGCGAACTGTAGAAGATCGTGCCCAGCAAATATCACACGATGAACTGGAACTGGAAATTGAGCGCCGTTTAAAAGGATTTAAAGAACGAGCTGATTTTCAGGGAGTACATAGCTGCGTCAGTTCGTCCCTAGATGTACCCGACGATCAGGGTGCCCGCCTGGTGGTGCTGGGACCAGCTTATAGTCATAAAGCAGGGCAAGTGGACAGCAAAGCCATAGCGACTGCTGAAGAGATTTTGTACAACCGTGGCAGCTCCCCGCGGCTTTACCGTAATATGCTGGCCTTCGTTGCTCCCGACAGGGACTATCTTCAAAGCCTGGAACAGGAAACGCGCCGGTATCTGGCCTGGAAGTCTGTGGTTGATGATACTGAAGCTCTGAACCTGGATGCTTACCAGCGCCGCCAGGCCAGCGAGAGTTTAAAACGAAGCGACGAAACTGTCGACCTGCGGGTGAAAGAGGCCTACTGCTGGTTGCTGGTGCCAACGCAAGATGGAACCAATCCCATCGAGTGGGAGGCAACAAGGATTAGCGGTGGTACGGAAAGTCATATTGTGAAGGCTGCTAAACGGATGCGTACTACCGAACAGCTTATCCTCAAGTGGTCACCGGCTCTGCTGCGCATGGAACTGGACCGCTGGCTGTGGCGGGAACTAGACTATATTGCCATTAAAAAACTCTGGGACTGCCTGTGCAGTTATTGCTATTTGCCCAGGCTCCGCGATGAAAGCGTTCTTTTGGCGGCGATAAAGGAAGGGTTGGGGTCCCAGGAATATTTTGCCTATGCTAAAGGTGTAACCGATGAAGGCAAATACCTGGGCCTTAGCCTGGGGGATGGAAAAATCAACCCCGAATTAAACGATTTCCTGGTGAAACCGGAAGTAGCGGCCAGGCAGTTAGCCAGTTCTACTATAAAAGTACCGCAGGAAGAAAGTATAAGAGATGGATCCAGGCCAACATACGGAGCCTCCACTTTGGGACCGGTTATGTGGCCGGGAGGAAAGGAGGTCCCTGTAACACCGCCCCCAAATGAGCCGGAAAAAAAGAAACAGGCCAGGTTTTATGCTACAGTCCAGCTTGACAGTACTCGTATAGGCCGTGATGCAGGTAGGATTGCCGAAGAAGTAGTGCAGCACCTTACCACTATTATGGGGGCCAGGGTAACAGTAACCCTGGAGATACAAGCTGAAATGCCGGAAGGGTTACCGGAGAATGTAATTAGGACAGTTACGGAAAACTGCCGTACGTTGAAATTTAAGGACTATGGATTTGAAGAAGATGAGTAA